A stretch of the Sphingobacterium thalpophilum genome encodes the following:
- the hemB gene encoding porphobilinogen synthase yields MLQRPRRNRKSAVIRDMIQETRLDASNLIFPLFIVDGENQKTEVKSMPGIYRYSIDNLLKEVESCLKLGLRSFDLFPNIEESLKDKYATESHREGSLYLRAIAAVKKNFPEACIVTDVAMDPYSSDGHDGIVENGEILNDETLEVLGKMALAHAQSGADIIAPSDMMDGRIGYIRELLDHNGFTNVSLMSYTAKYASAYYGPFRDALGSAPKHGDKKTYQMNPANAKEALIEAQLDVQEGADFLMVKPGLPYLDIVKLLADNFDLPIAVYNVSGEYAMLKAAIQNGWLDERVILETLLSFRRAGATAILSYHSKEVLEKGFI; encoded by the coding sequence ATGTTACAACGTCCGAGAAGAAATCGTAAATCTGCCGTGATTCGCGACATGATTCAAGAGACACGTTTAGACGCGTCAAATTTGATTTTTCCATTATTTATTGTCGATGGTGAAAATCAAAAAACCGAGGTTAAATCCATGCCGGGCATCTATCGTTATTCCATAGATAATTTGCTGAAAGAAGTAGAAAGCTGCCTCAAGCTTGGCTTGCGCTCCTTCGACCTGTTTCCTAATATCGAAGAGTCCCTAAAAGACAAATACGCTACAGAAAGTCATCGCGAAGGCAGTTTATACCTGCGTGCCATTGCCGCAGTAAAGAAAAATTTTCCCGAAGCTTGTATTGTGACTGACGTAGCAATGGACCCTTACAGTAGCGATGGCCACGATGGGATCGTTGAAAATGGAGAAATCCTAAACGATGAGACTTTGGAAGTCCTCGGGAAAATGGCACTCGCACATGCACAATCCGGCGCTGATATTATTGCGCCTTCAGATATGATGGATGGCCGTATCGGTTATATCCGCGAACTGCTGGACCACAATGGTTTTACGAATGTCTCATTGATGTCCTACACCGCAAAATATGCATCGGCATATTACGGACCATTTAGGGATGCTTTGGGCTCAGCGCCAAAACATGGGGATAAAAAAACCTACCAGATGAACCCGGCAAACGCAAAGGAAGCACTGATCGAAGCACAACTTGACGTACAGGAAGGCGCGGACTTCCTCATGGTCAAACCAGGACTTCCGTATCTGGATATCGTGAAATTATTAGCGGACAACTTTGATCTTCCTATCGCAGTATATAATGTCAGCGGTGAATATGCCATGTTGAAGGCTGCTATACAGAACGGTTGGTTAGATGAACGTGTTATTTTAGAAACGTTATTGAGCTTTCGCCGCGCGGGTGCTACAGCAATCTTGTCCTACCATTCAAAGGAAGTACTTGAAAAAGGCTTTATTTAG
- the hemL gene encoding glutamate-1-semialdehyde 2,1-aminomutase, whose amino-acid sequence MQTPDISRAKSAELFEKAKQYFPGGVNSPVRAFKSVYGTPLFIERGDKAHLWDADGNQFIDFCCSWGPLILGHNNDQVREAVAAQLSKGLSFGAPTALENELAELIIENNKYIEKIRFVSSGTEAVMSAIRLARGFTKRDKIIKFDGCYHGHSDSLLVKAGSGLVTFGETSSAGVPKAFADETIVIELNDTAALEAAFAEFKGQVAAVIIEGIPANNGLLLQTKEYMHFLREITKTNGTMLILDEVITGFRLGFEGAAAYYDIQPDIITYGKIIGGGMPVGAYGASRELMACISPDGAVYQAGTLSGNPVAMAAGIAALKILAQKDFYTNLNAKTATFVQDIRSYIAEKGYQVQLFSVASIFWFAFTEQQDIKKASEINPASMDAYKIMHRELLNRGVYFGPSGYEVGFISEAHTESDLDTAKKHIFEALDIVFNG is encoded by the coding sequence ATGCAAACACCTGATATATCAAGAGCAAAATCTGCTGAATTATTTGAAAAAGCAAAACAGTACTTTCCTGGCGGCGTAAACTCACCCGTTAGGGCCTTTAAATCGGTATACGGTACACCCTTATTTATTGAACGGGGTGACAAAGCACACCTATGGGATGCAGATGGGAATCAGTTTATAGACTTTTGCTGTTCCTGGGGTCCCTTGATTTTAGGGCACAACAATGATCAAGTCCGTGAAGCAGTTGCTGCTCAACTCAGCAAAGGCTTAAGTTTTGGAGCACCTACAGCCTTAGAAAACGAACTTGCAGAACTGATTATCGAAAATAACAAGTATATCGAGAAAATCCGCTTTGTCAGTTCGGGCACGGAAGCTGTTATGTCCGCCATCCGTCTGGCAAGAGGATTTACAAAACGGGATAAAATCATCAAGTTCGACGGTTGCTATCATGGACATTCAGATTCCCTGCTGGTCAAAGCCGGTTCAGGACTGGTTACTTTTGGAGAAACGTCTTCTGCAGGCGTCCCAAAAGCATTTGCCGACGAGACCATCGTTATTGAACTGAATGATACAGCGGCACTGGAAGCTGCTTTTGCAGAATTTAAAGGACAGGTTGCCGCCGTTATTATTGAAGGTATACCAGCCAACAACGGGCTCTTATTGCAGACCAAGGAGTATATGCACTTTTTGCGCGAGATCACCAAAACCAATGGAACGATGCTGATCCTGGACGAAGTTATTACAGGATTCCGCCTTGGATTTGAGGGGGCCGCTGCTTATTACGATATCCAACCAGATATCATCACCTATGGCAAGATCATCGGCGGTGGCATGCCAGTAGGGGCCTACGGTGCATCCAGAGAGCTTATGGCCTGCATATCTCCGGACGGCGCAGTGTATCAGGCAGGTACTTTATCCGGTAATCCGGTTGCAATGGCAGCAGGTATTGCAGCGTTGAAGATTCTGGCACAAAAGGATTTTTATACTAACCTGAATGCCAAGACCGCAACATTTGTACAGGATATCCGTTCCTACATAGCGGAAAAAGGCTATCAGGTTCAGCTCTTTAGCGTGGCTTCAATTTTCTGGTTTGCCTTTACCGAACAACAGGATATAAAAAAAGCCAGCGAGATCAATCCCGCCTCCATGGACGCGTATAAGATCATGCATCGCGAATTGTTAAATCGCGGGGTGTATTTTGGTCCATCCGGCTACGAAGTCGGCTTCATATCGGAAGCGCATACGGAATCCGATCTGGATACCGCGAAGAAGCATATTTTTGAGGCTTTGGATATTGTTTTCAACGGTTAA
- a CDS encoding DUF4252 domain-containing protein has protein sequence MKRLTVLHLFGLLFLLQSCIVKKGANMEFVRGSNVSRDAEIVAISLPMWLTKPFIKKALQDDNDADTQAMAAIVKKLKKFRMMTLSNNEREKSKLILADYHKYLKKNKFEELLVVNSEGEEISLHARIDKDNMINRVSLFVQDEGDESVFMDIKGKFSLDEIIQGLNKIKTKDKKLANTWVDTSGTHQIEL, from the coding sequence ATGAAAAGACTAACTGTATTACACCTATTTGGATTGCTGTTTTTGTTGCAGTCCTGCATCGTGAAAAAGGGGGCTAACATGGAATTCGTGAGAGGGTCCAATGTTTCGCGAGATGCCGAAATTGTAGCGATCAGCCTGCCTATGTGGTTAACAAAACCTTTTATTAAAAAAGCGCTACAAGATGATAATGATGCCGACACCCAGGCGATGGCAGCGATTGTTAAAAAATTGAAGAAATTCCGGATGATGACACTATCCAATAATGAGCGCGAAAAAAGTAAGCTGATTCTGGCAGATTATCACAAGTATCTGAAGAAAAATAAGTTTGAGGAGCTGCTTGTCGTCAATAGCGAAGGGGAAGAGATTTCATTGCATGCGCGTATTGACAAAGATAACATGATTAACAGGGTCTCACTATTCGTGCAGGACGAAGGCGACGAGAGCGTCTTTATGGATATCAAGGGCAAGTTTTCACTTGACGAGATTATACAGGGATTGAATAAGATCAAAACGAAGGATAAAAAATTGGCGAACACATGGGTGGATACCAGTGGGACGCATCAAATCGAGCTCTGA
- a CDS encoding DUF4252 domain-containing protein, protein MKGFLIACLLLAASMANAQISKLDKLFEQYQGKKGVTTLKIGAPMFKILGNLKIDDEDLQKISPLLKNVKSLRMLIVEDGEDKNLTSVIRDAVSNLKYEELMSMNSEGEDIRFLAENIESNADILNNLLLTINGDGQNLFMILDGAIPLREVTSLVNENNKKK, encoded by the coding sequence ATGAAGGGGTTTTTAATAGCATGCCTTTTACTTGCAGCAAGTATGGCAAATGCACAGATTTCGAAATTAGATAAACTATTTGAACAGTATCAGGGTAAAAAGGGAGTTACTACACTTAAAATTGGAGCTCCGATGTTCAAAATATTGGGAAATTTAAAGATAGATGACGAAGATTTACAGAAAATTTCCCCCTTGCTCAAGAATGTTAAGTCCTTGCGTATGCTGATCGTCGAAGATGGTGAGGACAAAAATTTGACTTCAGTCATCCGAGATGCTGTCTCTAACCTAAAGTATGAAGAGCTGATGTCGATGAACAGTGAGGGGGAGGACATCCGCTTTCTGGCCGAGAATATAGAGTCGAATGCGGATATTCTTAACAACTTACTGTTGACGATCAACGGTGATGGACAAAATCTCTTTATGATTTTGGACGGGGCGATACCGCTACGGGAGGTAACTAGCCTGGTGAATGAAAACAATAAGAAAAAATAA
- a CDS encoding RNA polymerase sigma factor, which yields MNQEQFKNTVFVHKDKLFRFAKRILVDEEEAFDAVQNVMMKLWQWKDRLHQYSNLEAFCMQSVKNEALNRIKRDKVRSDFAERQQIIGMTESRVGNTKEIILEMVNSLPEKQRLVMHLRDVEDYDIAEIAEVLDMGESAVRVNLMRARQRVREQLTKLFDYESARIYSSRKGT from the coding sequence ATGAACCAAGAGCAATTTAAAAATACCGTTTTCGTCCATAAGGATAAGCTATTTCGCTTTGCGAAACGGATCTTGGTTGATGAGGAGGAGGCATTCGACGCCGTACAGAACGTGATGATGAAACTGTGGCAATGGAAAGATAGACTGCATCAATACAGTAATCTGGAGGCTTTCTGCATGCAAAGTGTGAAAAATGAAGCGCTGAACCGTATCAAACGGGATAAAGTGCGGTCTGACTTCGCGGAGCGCCAACAGATCATCGGAATGACAGAGAGTAGGGTTGGAAATACCAAAGAGATTATTTTGGAGATGGTCAATTCCTTACCCGAAAAACAAAGGCTGGTTATGCACCTCCGCGATGTCGAAGACTACGATATTGCGGAAATAGCAGAAGTCTTGGACATGGGAGAGTCTGCCGTGCGTGTCAATTTGATGCGCGCCAGACAAAGAGTCAGAGAACAACTGACAAAATTATTTGATTATGAAAGCGCCAGGATCTATTCCAGTAGGAAAGGAACCTAA